From one Ooceraea biroi isolate clonal line C1 chromosome 7, Obir_v5.4, whole genome shotgun sequence genomic stretch:
- the LOC105277657 gene encoding disks large homolog 5 isoform X6 encodes MASGASSLDSAGSSDGALNMEGDSGSYGSVGSPVGGPECRSDYDGLQAQCDQAMHQLQLLRVKHSDTIRRCEHTMKELEYYRAQHIAVMSQLEATSQESSALRAKYSDLVNDKQRLERDVQTLQQELSELQRLQNQEVLVSDAASNDTMNQHYLSALRKYEAIKDEYDSLRKRYDDLISTHSAAVNKLELSQEEGKRLKKQYDTVLDERNTAIRERNGLKQQCTAAIRQWDIALRERNEYREALAKVQQQHEEAVKEINQAMVLRMKTSKDMKRLTEERNAALQEYSLIMGERDTVHKEIEKLGDDLAQAYAKITHLETQNKQLIDEKKTLSYQIETLKREISSALQDRDDALKMCNELRQKFGDYSEGSNRDYKHHLELHSFSREHNSANKEAEKETNTNNPTRDKEHMDNLEQANLELDKLRKSVDTLQTELEEAIQEAEVSKRRRDWAFSERDKIVLERESIRTLCDRLRKERDRAVSELAGALRDSDDIKKQRNEASKELKDLKEKIEFGDHALRASQVAQIDESSDWEMIPIHVEPGRLCLDSDRGDLGLILVGGRDNPYYPNDSGVYVAQVAQGSALDGKLRVNDCIVRVNNVDCTSASTRVILETLRSSTVNPATLIVKRRRVTRRSLRTTQLSVGTVPHGITLELGIYISKISPGSLAAKDGNLAVGDRVLNINSKPMDTITSVHEAMAILNDDTVDVLTITTLKGIPVPSASSSETMTIDGSFVTEKQKMVNSCSQTEQERIMLKTSSDDYERRYLSTNFADRNTYKASKSVSGEKSSGISNAWDNIREKIDMVRGRKHSKERDDKKKSHRNSSPNTFEQEQDAIAELDSVIDSYHKKASNNGVLKRSKRRGTEKVEKNGGTWPKARGGPLIQNGTVETPLPSFTKTGQIFTQKSFTPAVQFKDIPIDGSKKPPSTEFETGSAEAGRLGSALAPSETSIDFSVKSGGASRDIDSYFTNKRPQKYIPGGSSDTQVTTDMLQHNRAHSQLYSSGIGGSSTSAASSTSGPTPRQQIAAGNFPFPSHHSYAASHLHHPHPHPTQHQNSLPSRYPSPPSLPSALSGESIGLPDARSYCFEPPYSPGPSQSTVATFGHLHTPSVDLHYHKSRALPLGIPCDSTCSHAYEGGTLPGRKEDQRIRIPSNTSVTSKSSVGKLSTGSIERTSERGSPMPTFHVEVLSPGTGSTSGISSAGGTVRGSSGNKRASMPDYCFTKPRPAPGELRRVHIDKSVEPLGIQISCLESGGVFVSTVYEHSLASQVGLQIGDQLLEVCGINMRSATYQLAANVLRQCGNSITMLVQYSPEKYTELEGSASSSSSEAGDRAAAGSRSGSPTPCNSPAAPRKSTVDTLEPAEPERDATITITTTVATVTTTAATTMSSLRVERDMRPSASLDVRSTQEREREMRPSASLDINIRKPELRSAATLDRLTRAQMQRQNAMRSPTQEDQRKPPPAGEPRYLLIETRKCSNLGISLVGGNGVGIFVHTVQPGSLAEEGGMFAGDRILEYNGVDLRQATAEQAALELARPVDKVTMVTQFMPDRYNEVKDKPGDSFYVKALFDRTGEVGDSLQLRFSKDDILYVDNTMFNGTPGHWRAWIVDPTGRKQTCGIIPSKFKIEEELLLRRSLGDLEQDAGKRSNTSARRSFFRRKKQQQRSSSSRDSKELHLTGVNLGWYSDSGTLNEDNLPASYQRVERLEYPTLRPVLIIGPLSESVGTKILQEYPAQFTRCLVEAMHCSHSTLEQGIREGIYVDYRKKGSYFECTTVQAVKDTCDKRTHCILDVSIASLERLHRHQIYPIVLLIKFRDRAQIKEVKDSRYPSDKISTKAAKEMFEQSLKIEAEYRHYISAIIPAGVNMAYICTQVKASVDDEQSKAIWVPRGGP; translated from the exons ATGGCTTCTGGTGCATCCTCCTTGGATAGTGCTGGGAGTAGTG ATGGTGCACTTAATATGG AGGGAGATAGTGGAAGCTATGGCAGTGTCGGAAGCCCGGTTGGAGGCCCCGAGTGTCGTAGCGATTATGACGGTTTGCAGGCTCAGTGCGATCAAGCGATGCATCAGCTTCAGCTACTTAGAGTTAAACACTCTGATACCATCAGACg gTGCGAGCATACTATGAAGGAGTTGGAATACTATCGAGCGCAACATATAGCAGTCATGAGTCAACTAGAAGCTACATCGCAAGAAAGCTCTGCGTTACGAGCAAAATATAGCGATCTAGTGAACGATAAGCAACGACTAGAGCGAGATGTTCAGACACTGCAACAGGAGCTATCGGAATTGCAGCGCCTACAGAACCAGGAGGTTCTTGTGTCCGATGCTGCTAGCAATGATACTATGAATCAGCATTATCTATCTGCATTGCGAAAATACGAAGCCATTAAGGAcgaatacgattcccttcgaAAGCGATACGACGACTTGATATCGACTCATTCAGCTGCCGTTAATAAG CTCGAGTTATCGCAAGAGGAAGGCAAAAGACTCAAGAAGCAATACGACACCGTCTTGGACGAACGTAATACCGCGATCCGCGAGCGTAACGGTTTGAAGCAACAGTGTACTGCCGCGATTCGTCAGTGGGACATTGctctgagagagagaaacgagtaTCGCGAGGCGCTCGCCAAGGTGCAGCAGCAGCACGAGGAGGCGGTCAAAGAGATTAATCAGGCGATGGTCTTGCGCATGAAGACCAGCAAGGACATGAAACGACTCACGGAAGAGCGAAATGCAGCGCTGCAAGAGTACAGCTTAATTATGGGCGAACGAGACACGGTGCATAAGGAGATAGAGAAGCTGGGCGACGACCTTGCGCAGGCGTATGCGAAGATTACGCACTTGGAGACGCAAAATAAGCAGCTCATCGATGAG AAGAAGACGTTATCTTATCAAATCGAGACGTTGAAGAGAGAAATTTCGTCCGCTCTGCAAGACAGAGACGATGCTCTGAAAATGTGCAATGAGCTACGGCAGAAATTCGGCGATTACTCCGAAGGCTCCAACAGAGACTATAAGCATCACTTGGAGTTGCATTCCTTCAGTCGCGAGCATAACAGTGCCAATAAGGAAGCTGAGAAGGAAACGAACACGAACAACCCGACGCGAGACAAGGAGCATATGGACAATCTCGAGCAGGCCAACCTGGAATTGGATAAGCTCAGGAAATCCGTGGACACGCTGCAAACGGAGCTCGAGGAAGCGATTCAGGAGGCCGAGGTGTCGAAGAGGAGAAGGGACTGGGCGTTCAGCGAGCGCGACAAGATAGTGCTGGAGCGGGAGAGCATAAGGACCCTGTGCGACAGACTGCGGAAGGAGCGCGACCGCGCGGTTTCCGAATTGGCCGGCGCTCTACGCGACTCCGATGACATTAAGAAGCAACGGAACGAGGCGTCGAAGGAGCTGAAGGACTTGAAGGAGAAGATAGAGTTCGGCGATCATGCGTTACGGGCGAGTCAGGTGGCGCAGATCGACGAGAGCAGTGATTGGGAGATGATTCCGATTCACGTGGAGCCAGGCAGACTCTGCCTGGACTCGGATCGCGGTGACCTGGGATTAATCCTCGTCGGTGGTCGCGACAATCCGTACTATCCGAACGATAGCGGCGTCTACGTAGCGCAGGTGGCGCAGGGCAGCGCCCTCGATGGCAAGTTAAGAGTGAACGATTGCATAGTGCGAGTGAACAACGTCGATTGTACGTCTGCATCGACGCGCGTGATCTTGGAGACGCTGCGCTCATCCACCGTGAACCCGGCGACCTTGATCGTAAAGCGGCGCCGAGTAACCAGGCGATCATTGAGAACCACGCAACTGTCGGTCGGTACGGTGCCGCACGGTATTACTTTGGAACTCGGGATCTACATCTCAAAGATATCACCCGGGAGTCTGGCCGCTAAGGACGGGAACCTCGCCGTGGGGGACAGAGTATTAAAT ATTAACAGCAAACCGATGGATACGATAACTTCGGTGCACGAAGCAATGGCCATCTTAAATGACGACACTGTAGACGTGTTGACAATTACGACGCTAAAGGGTATCCCGGTACCTTCCGCCTCCAGTTCGGAAACGATGACGATAGACGGCAGTTTTGTCACGGAGAAGCAGAAGATGGTGAACAGTTGCTCGCAAACCGAGCAGGAAAGAATAATGCTAAAGACGTCATCGGATGATTACGAGAGACGATACCTGTCGACGAACTTTGCTGATCGAAATACTTACAAAGCTTCCAAGTCCGTGAGCGGGGAGAAGTCGAGCGGCATCAGCAACGCTTGGGACAACATCCGGGAGAAGATCGACATGGTGCGTGGTCGTAAGCACAGCAAAGAACGCGACGACAAGAAAAAGAGCCACCGTAACTCTAGTCCAAACACATTCGAGCAGGAACAGGACGCGATAGCGGAGCTCGACTCGGTGATCGATAGCTACCACAAGAAGGCGAGTAACAACGGCGTCCTGAAGCGCAGCAAGCGTCGTGGAACTGAGAAAGTGGAGAAGAACGGCGGCACCTGGCCGAAGGCACGCGGCGGACCCCTCATACAAAACGGGACCG TGGAGACGCCGCTACCGAGCTTCACCAAGACCGGACAGATCTTTACTCAGAAGTCGTTTACGCCGGCAGTACAATTCAAAGACATCCCGATCGACGGTAGCAAGAAACCACCGTCGACCGAGTTCGAAACCGGCTCGGCGGAAGCTGGACGACTCGGCTCCGCGTTGGCGCCGTCCGAGACCAGCATCGACTTCTCGGTGAAGTCCGGCGGCGCCAGCCGCGACATTGACTCGTACTTCACGAATAAACGGCCGCAGAAGTACATACCTGGCGGTAGCAGCGACACGCAAGTAACCACGGACATGCTGCAGCACAACCGCGCGCACTCGCAGCTCTACTCGTCGGGTATCGGCGGCTCGTCCACGTCCGCCGCGTCGTCGACCAGTGGCCCGACGCCGCGCCAGCAGATAGCAGCTGGTAACTTTCCTTTTCCCTCGCATCATTCGTACGCTGCGTCACACTTGCACCATCCACATCCGCATCCCACACAGCACCAAAACTCCCTGCCCTCACGCTACCCCTCGCCGCCGTCGCTACCGTCCGCGCTGTCCGGCGAGTCGATAGGTCTGCCCGACGCACGTTCCTACTGTTTCGAGCCTCCGTACAGCCCCGGACCTTCACAGTCGACTGTGGCCACCTTCGGCCATCTGCACACTCCCTCCGTAGACCTGCACTATCACAAGTCGCGTGCTCTTCCGCTCGGAATACCCTGCGACTCGACCTGTAGCCACGCATACGAAGGCGGCACCCTGCCAGGCAGAAAGGAGGATCAGCGTATACGCATACCATCCAACACCAGCGTCACGTCGAAGAGCAGCGTTGGCAAGCTGTCCACCGGCAGCATAGAGAGGACTTCCGAGCGCGGTAGCCCCATGCCGACGTTTCACGTGGAAGTGTTGAGCCCGGGCACCGGCAGCACCAGCGGCATCAGTagtgccggcggtactgtgagAGGAAGTAGCGGTAACAAGCGCGCTAGCATGCCGGATTATTGTTTCACAAAACCACGTCCAGCACCTGGGGAACTACGTAGAGTGCACATAGACAAGTCCGTGGAGCCGTTAGGTATTCAGATCTCGTGCCTGGAGAGCGGTGGCGTGTTCGTCtccaccgtgtatgagcacaGTCTGGCGTCACAGGTCGGCCTGCAGATCGGCGATCAGCTGTTAGAAGTGTGCGGTATCAACATGCGGAGCGCGACCTATCAGCTGGCCGCCAACGTTTTGCGTCAGTGTGGTAATTCGATTACGATGCTGGTGCAGTACAGCCCTGAAA AATACACCGAGCTAGAAGGCTCGGCATCTTCAAGCTCGTCCGAAGCCGGCGACAGGGCCGCGGCCGGAAGTCGCAGTGGCTCACCAACACCGTGCAACAGTCCGGCAGCACCCCGTAAAAGTACGGTCGACACGTTGGAGCCTGCCGAGCCGGAACGTGATGCCACTATAACCATTACCACTACTGTCGCTACGGTCACCACCACTGCTGCAACTACGATGAGCTCGCTACGCGTCGAACGAGATATGCGGCCGTCCGCCTCGTTGGACGTAAGGAGTACGCAGGAGCGGGAGCGTGAGATGAGACCCTCTGCTTCTCTGGACATCAACATCCGCAAGCCGGAACTCCGTAGTGCTGCTACGTTGGATCGATTGACCCGGGCGCAGATGCAACGGCAGAATGCGATGAGAAGTCCCACGCAGGAGGACCAGAGAAAACCACCGCCGGCCGGCGAGCCCAGGTATCTGCTGATCGAGACTAGGAAGTGCTCGAATCTAGGCATATCTCTGGTTGGTGGGAACGGCGTCGGTATCTTCGTGCATACCGTTCAGCCGGGCAGTCTCGCCGAAGAGGGCGGCATGTTCGCCGGCGACAGGATCCTCGAGTACAATGGTGTAGATCTGAGGCAAGCTACTGCCGAACAAGCTGCGCTCGAACTAGCACGGCCGGTGGACAAGGTGACGATGGTCACTCAATTTATGCCCGATAGGTATAATGAGGTGAAGGACAAACCGGGCGACAGTTTCTACGTGAAGGCGCTGTTCGACCGAACTGGCGAGGTAGGCGACAGTCTGCAGCTCAGATTCAGCAAGGACGACATTCTCTATGTGGATAACACCATGTTCAATGGCACGCCTGGTCATTGGCGCGCCTGGATAGTCGATCCGACCGGTCGTAAGCAGACTTGCGGAATAATCCCCAGCAAATTCAA aattGAGGAAGAATTGCTTCTACGTCGGTCTTTAGGCGATTTAGAACAGGATGCTGGCAAACGCAGCAATACCAGCGCAAGGAGGAGCTTCTTCCGTCGAAAGAAGCAGCAGCAACGATCGTCCAGCAGTAGAGACAGCAAGGAACTGCATCTCACGGGAGTTAACTTGGGATGGTACAGCGACAGCGGAACATTAAACGAAGACAATCTTCCGGCAAGTTATCAACGCGTCGAAAGACTTGAAT ATCCCACTCTCAGACCGGTGCTAATCATTGGCCCGCTCAGCGAATCCGTAGGGACGAAAATTCTGCAAGAATACCCAGCACAGTTTACCAGATGTCTGGTGGAAGCGATGCACTGTTCGCACTCGACCTTGGAGCAAGGTATACGTGAAGGAATTTACGTGGATTACAGGAAAAAAGGCAGCTACTTTGAGTGCACGACAGTGCAAGCGGTTAAAGATACATGCGACAAG CGTACGCACTGTATTTTGGATGTGTCGATCGCTTCCCTCGAAAGGCTTCACAGACATCAAATTTATCCCATCGTTTTGTTAATCAAATTCCGGGATAGAGCGCAAATTAAGGAGGTGAAAGATTCAAGGTACCCGAGCGACAAAATCAGTACAAAGGCCGCGAAAGAGATGTTCGAGCAGTCGCTCAAGATAGAAGCGGAATATAGGCATTACATTTCTG CCATTATTCCAGCGGGCGTGAATATGGCATATATATGCACACAAGTGAAAGCCTCGGTAGACGATGAACAAAGCAAAGCAATATGGGTTCCTAGAGGGGGTCCCTGA